One Candidatus Neomarinimicrobiota bacterium DNA segment encodes these proteins:
- a CDS encoding IPT/TIG domain-containing protein, whose product MSTNSINLPTMLKLVWAAAVVVFSGCIESGDDILYDLDNPDPYPAHSETAELDSVVPSSAYPTDIVIIRGSGFDTRSTDYNFVFFGIASATVTTVWADSLAVVVPTPRPIDYFFADTVLVKVALQGSYSWSNEVSFIFKPMAHVYVASEYPAGHPEEKFTQPRGLAFDTDGNMYLMNQRLRAIYKDTPGGVRTVYAFGSTLKVDGGLRMGPDGSLYAAGNGEGLIYRIPPGGGSFEEWTTVPNPWGMDFDRFGNLFVVDNANRHLYRISSDGTTEKVAELPGTAEKAYCRVFGDAVFVNERTTGIIFKLAFTEDSVGEIDTVETTVSGRVNDITFGTDGSMYVSGISEGANALIKVDPSGTLKSVVTLAGDLGFLTWHDKFLYISSLTGPVHKVLMHDNTTAPYYGRGD is encoded by the coding sequence ATGAGCACTAATTCAATCAACCTCCCTACGATGCTGAAGCTGGTCTGGGCCGCCGCGGTGGTGGTCTTCTCCGGCTGTATCGAGTCCGGGGACGACATTCTGTACGACTTGGACAATCCCGATCCGTATCCGGCCCACTCTGAGACGGCAGAGCTGGATAGTGTCGTTCCGAGTTCGGCTTATCCCACCGACATCGTTATTATCCGCGGCTCGGGTTTCGATACCCGCTCGACGGACTACAACTTCGTCTTTTTCGGGATCGCCAGCGCCACGGTGACCACGGTCTGGGCAGACAGCCTGGCGGTGGTGGTTCCGACACCGCGCCCGATCGACTATTTCTTTGCCGATACTGTTCTGGTGAAGGTCGCCTTGCAGGGCAGCTACAGCTGGAGCAACGAGGTTTCGTTCATTTTCAAGCCCATGGCCCATGTCTATGTAGCCAGTGAGTATCCTGCTGGTCATCCCGAGGAGAAATTCACCCAGCCGCGGGGGCTGGCGTTTGATACCGATGGGAACATGTACCTGATGAACCAGCGGCTGCGCGCAATTTATAAGGATACACCGGGTGGTGTGCGGACAGTATACGCATTCGGTTCTACGCTCAAGGTCGATGGCGGCCTGCGGATGGGACCGGATGGAAGCCTGTATGCGGCCGGGAACGGTGAGGGCCTGATCTACCGGATTCCACCCGGTGGGGGCAGCTTCGAGGAATGGACGACGGTGCCTAATCCCTGGGGAATGGATTTCGACCGCTTCGGGAACCTTTTTGTGGTCGATAACGCGAATAGGCATCTCTACCGGATTTCAAGCGACGGTACAACCGAGAAGGTAGCCGAATTGCCGGGAACAGCAGAAAAGGCGTATTGCCGAGTATTCGGGGATGCCGTATTCGTGAATGAGAGGACAACCGGAATCATCTTCAAGCTGGCGTTTACCGAAGACAGTGTAGGAGAAATCGATACCGTCGAAACAACCGTGAGTGGCCGGGTGAACGATATTACCTTTGGTACCGACGGTTCCATGTATGTTAGCGGTATAAGCGAAGGTGCCAACGCGCTCATCAAGGTCGATCCCTCAGGCACCCTGAAATCCGTGGTGACTCTGGCTGGTGACCTGGGCTTTTTGACCTGGCACGATAAGTTCCTGTACATCAGTTCCCTGACAGGACCGGTTCATAAAGTGCTCATGCACGATAACACGACGGCACCCTATTACGGCAGAGGTGATTAG